From a region of the Syngnathus typhle isolate RoL2023-S1 ecotype Sweden linkage group LG12, RoL_Styp_1.0, whole genome shotgun sequence genome:
- the LOC133163653 gene encoding proline-rich protein 36 isoform X1, which translates to MVSKEPNLLLTGQTNGKSALAEKTGTMTVRSVLLNRDSPDIESRLRRRRNRTHQVRFKDLEDGSSSSGNSGTGENSHQRPTADCDSPHPLRKHGSRSPKGPWGDRDGPRTDSLPGQTSVVGAVRGDMASTIEVVAAFLARAPPHPLTPGPTRRCWAPPQSNSLTLPMTRKPSTSTAIQTSPCLKKSLSSTHTRSPSLGDSLGIDGDDEHDSQDEYLSHNHVALPGSKDLNGSQGPVDRTVLERRSKSSKTDVKSPVAVTKNSRHSCPPAVLHNTEPLHCPTASCRDGPKRQGSVTPSLVRRRKRLNRTTSDPGKEVHYCTTPTQTESPRPTTPHSNTRLFTSRVQTECTSARLKYCTTQSQTEGKQQSGVQIQNSDSNSTLPLNSTQRTTQIQTDSRLPSPPDRPPSQTQTSGLNASPHLLESSNSDPIQVESPRAPNGIHEPPSTQITTVPYCSSPPPTCAPTPGPEQCTEPSCAPSIKPASVPSQPSASLPVSCSAPTVIPQPISYYTHVTPPEFASVPLVRSAPLSAAPACATAKCGSTVSNMASSITLARLTPSPASNPGGAPCDPTHQTQPQATNLPPCSIVTQTALSCTSISYYTGSLHNSTTPSCTTLIQTVAHCNIPCQALQNTSSVNVGVVPYSAPVPKLTCTSPQPPVNLPNAHHCATPTKAVPLYSFRAAPPYTPPSQAPLNAQDKRGIRLPPPAPPPPPYTPRKKGNDPPAAAAVRPSVLSAESKANEKDKDEEKEKKEAVKGTDMPKLCERASSPKHRAKTPPVKGEKPSSPAKACFKPSCLSSAQAQLGVLHKMLCAGANASNSQHALPPNQQGCAVSGEKPLSPAQADTLRQVQEILGGLVSGARCKLDPARVTEKLLGPNGPLRDIRSLQHHLHSLEGVLETSQNTIKILLDVIQDLEKKEAERDGRHSYRTGQDIENCGTCRDCACIIYSVEHDFRLQEGQVVRTWKVGDPPEGSPQTSTPPSSTPSQQDSPQAVRPTAPTKKNRKKCFWFL; encoded by the exons ATGGTGAGCAAAGAGCCCAACCTTTTGCTGACGGGCCAAACCAACGGCAAAAGTGCCCTGGCAGAAAAAACGGGGACAATGACCGTGCGTTCGGTGCTGCTCAATCGCGACTCCCCGGATATCGAGAGTCGCCTGAGGCGGCGCCGCAACCGCACCCACCAGGTCCGCTTTAAAGACCTGGAGGAcggtagcagcagcagcggcaataGCGGCACAGGTGAGAACAGCCACCAGAGGCCGACAGCGGACTGCGATAGCCCTCATCCTCTGCGCAAACATGGCAGCAGGTCCCCCAAGGGACCGTGGGGGGACAGGGACGGACCACGAACTGACAGCCTCCCCGGTCAGACCTCCGTGGTGGGGGCGGTGCGCGGGGACATGGCGAGTACGATCGAGGTCGTGGCTGCTTTCTTGGCCAGGGCCCCTCCGCATCCGCTGACACCGGGGCCCACGCGTCGATGCTGGGCACCGCCACAGAGCAACTCCCTGACCCTGCCAATGACGCGCAAGCCAAGCACCAGCACAGCCATCCAGACCTCGCCATGCCTGAAAAAGTCGCTCTCCTCCACACACACCCGAAGCCCCAGCCTTGGTGATTCCTTGGGCATAGATGGCGACGATGAACACGACTCCCAGGATGAGTACTTGTCACACAACCACGTGGCGCTGCCGGGCTCCAAGGATCTGAACGGTTCTCAAGGGCCTGTGGATCGAACTGTGCTCGAACGGAGGTCGAAATCCTCCAAGACGGACGTGAAATCACCTGTCGCTGTCACAAAAAACTCCAGACACAGTTGTCCTCCAGCAGTCCTTCACAACACCGAGCCATTACACTGTCCCACCGCGTCCTGCCGAGACGGCCCCAAGCGGCAGGGCAGTGTGACCCCCTCGCTGGTCAGGAGGCGAAAACGTCTGAATAGGACAACGAGCGATCCTGGAAAGGAAGTGCACTACTGCACCACTCCTACTCAGACTGAAAGCCCTCGTCCGACAACGCCGCATTCAAACACCAGACTTTTTACTTCGCGAGTTCAAACAGAGTGCACGTCTGCCCGTTTAAAATATTGCACTACGCAAAGTCAAACGGAGGGTAAACAACAGTCGGGAGTCCAGATTCAAAACAGCGACTCAAATTCGACCCTCCCTTTAAATAGCACTCAGCGCACCACTCAGATACAAACAGACTCTCGCTTGCCTTCGCCTCCAGACCGTCCACCGTCCCAAACGCAAACATCTGGCCTGAACGCTTCACCGCATCTGTTAGAATCGTCAAACTCAGATCCAATTCAAGTCGAGAGTCCTCGAGCGCCAAATGGCATCCACGAGCCTCCCTCCACACAAATAACTACTGTGCCTTACTGTTCATCTCCACCCCCTACATGCGCACCGACACCGGGCCCTGAACAATGCACTGAGCCATCTTGCGCCCCGTCGATCAAGCCGGCTAGCGTCCCCTCACAGCCCTCGGCGTCCCTTCCCGTTTCTTGCTCCGCACCCACTGTGATCCCGCAGCCCATCTCGTACTATACCCACGTGACTCCGCCGGAATTTGCCAGTGTGCCACTCGTCCGCTCCGCCCCACTGTCAGCAGCACCAGCATGCGCTACTGCAAAGTGCGGCTCAACTGTGTCAAACATGGCATCATCAATAACCCTCGCCCGCCTTACTCCTTCTCCTGCAAGTAACCCAGGTGGGGCTCCGTGTGATCCCACACACCAAACACAACCACAGGCTACAAATCTCCCACCCTGTTCAATAGTGACCCAAACTGCTTTGTCTTGCACCTCCATCTCCTACTACACAGGCTCTCTCCACAATTCCACCACCCCTTCGTGTACAACCCTCATACAAACCGTAGCGCACTGCAACATTCCATGTCAAGCTTTGCAAAACACCTCGTCGGTCAACGTCGGCGTGGTGCCCTACTCCGCTCCGGTCCCCAAACTGACGTGTACGTCCCCGCAGCCGCCCGTCAATCTTCCAAACGCGCACCACTGCGCCACGCCGACAAAAGCCGTTCCTCTGTACTCGTTTCGAGCAGCGCCGCCATACACCCCTCCCTCTCAGGCTCCCTTGAATGCTCAGGATAAGAGGGGCATTCGACTCCCACCCCctgcgccgccgccaccgccctaCACGCCACGTAAAAAAGGAAACGACCCGCCGGCGGCGGCTGCGGTCCGACCATCTGTGCTCAGTGCAGAGAGCAAAGCCAATGAGAAGGATAAAGACgaggagaaagagaagaaagaagcTGTAAAAGGCACGGACATGCCGAAGCTCTGCGAAAGAGCCAGCTCTCCGAAGCACAGGGCAAAAACTCCGCCAGTGAAGGGAGAAAAGCCATCCTCTCCCGCCAAGGCCTGTTTTAAGCCCAGCTGTCTCAGCTCAGCCCAGGCTCAGCTTGGGGTACTACACAAAATGCTCTGCGCAGGAGCCAACGCTTCCAACAGCCAACACGCTCTCCCTCCAAACCAGCAGGGATGTGCCGTTTCCGGGGAGAAGCCCCTGAGTCCTGCCCAAGCTGACACGTTGAGGCAGGTACAGGAGATTCTGGGAGGCTTAGTGTCCGGGGCCAGGTGTAAATTGGACCCGGCTCGAGTGACAGAGAAGCTCCTGGGTCCCAACGGGCCCTTGCGTGACATTCGCAGCCTGCAGCACCATCTCCACAGTCTGGAGGGGGTCCTGGAGACCAGCCAGAATACCATCAAGATTCTACTGGATGTCATTCAAGATTTggagaagaaggaggccgagcGAGACGG AAGACATTCATACCGAACCGGTCAGGACATTGAGAACTGCGGGACCTGCAGGGATTGTGCGTGCATCATCTAcag CGTAGAACACGACTTTCGTCTTCAGGAGGGGCAGGTGGTCCGGACGTGGAAGGTGGGCGACCCTCCCGAGGGCTCGCCCCAGACCTCAACTCCTCCCTCCAGCACGCCCAGCCAACAAGACTCTCCCCAAGCTGTGCGTCCCACTGCGCCCACCAAGAAGAACAGGAAAAAATGCTTCTGGTTCCTCTga
- the LOC133163756 gene encoding proprotein convertase subtilisin/kexin type 5-like, whose translation MVAAAVTANSSTCTVGVAFHAKIGGVRILGGPDGEVTDVAEARALSFKAQHVDIYLASWGPEDDGAAVDGPGPLTRLALENAVQTGRCGRGSIYVWASGSGAHKGDHCSCDGYSNSIYTISISSGGGLQNQPDHQERCSSTLAAASNMNEIAPRQKCATAKWGSALSVSAAAGIIALALEANPLLTWRDLQHIIVRTSDTRQLVAADWQKNGAGYKVSHLYGFGLLDAERMVLQAKRWRRVPAQRACTVKTKYSHRILDEGGTVTSVLETSGCSASSRRQKQHLAFVEHVVVRVTVACRRRGDLSIALTSPSGTVSQLLDKRPHDNSTEGFHQWEFMTTHCWGEQAAGEWALNIRDSPSAGRENSQAGTLEEWSLVIYGTAWPPYPARRRSARSAEIPKDADLAEEYAGPCDPECSEDGCEGPGPWQCVTCAHFFLKFKNNTRMCVSGCPRGFWGDRRRCKRCFATCQSCTGSRNDQCTSCQAGHHLTEGTNTCTAVCEEGYFLDRDANMCRKCSEKCARCTSSSICTECKADTSLRGNRCQRSCAPGMYHDEAEGLCKACHRVCATCAGAGVEACTRCADGYLMEEWRCVSSCSSGFFAITPQIADGRRTCRRCDASCLNCVGPSRADCSSCYGGRSLQEGECVLQTACADGEYQDGDGTCHPCHPTCLKCTGPRHQDCISCGASHALDEGRCLAECARGKYQSGGRCHLCDHTCATCVEAGPNNCTSCDKDKFGMERYLHHGRCVDACPGAFYHTEEKSCEACSHRCTLCTSSAHCLRCNSSYYVSDGACVKLECGEGEVEDPDYSDCMACEEGCRQCVLYNPRHCLSCKEGFYNFQDGCYKNCPAKTYNVDEEMICVPCDDNCVSCDQHECYWCETDLFLSEGKCVPVCPEGFYGDEDTNDCEECHADCGSCSGPENDDCLSCDDGKLLEKGQCVTDSDVCPVLTFRSGDGECVACHPSCESCNGKNKNQCTKCTKGRFLSPQQTCVSKCPPGLFGDRLSGECQACPAGCLYCADLERCTRCLSRPTASLFLQDGQCVQQCVRGYPVGQVCRSCASDCASCEKNATYCLSCEEPLLLLNHQCVDQCPAGHTVHIQECRRCPPACEECSPLGECTACEEYHFLHEGKCVLDCPDRFFGGNERRECVRCHPDCRLCDGPRSDDCDACVDAEAVLQDGQCVTACPARTFLDDVTGECQECDVSCLTCVGPLTGSCSSCREGQRLESHGLDARGHCVPSDDECSPHEYADERGDCQPCHKNCRRCSGSGKTHCLSCKQRHLLLNGSCVDECPTSFYADQSLQKCQACHSTCQSCAGKHSHECLACKEHLFRHGNECVETCRLNHYGNQATGTCEPCDPTCSECSGDGRCLSCVPGLVFMSREGRCLHTCPRGFFRHREYDDTSATCERCHGNCATCSGKTSHSCDSCGPGYLLSGSTCVSVCDTAKYPLIKGSSHICEDCDASCLRCEGPGPSNCSACPPHAILEAGGRCLLCCHVPAAAHTHDCCNCTETTGKCVLSTNLAFRNEEEGGEEEARGNPMLFIIACVLLLAGLCAGAFLFIQHTRSKKTSSDRTPGGYKKLGSGSASGSGSYSSSSPYYKGTQMADLGQRYTVAKENEDEDEEEEEDIVYMSKDGTVYRKFRYGKLGDDDEEDLEYDDESYTYR comes from the exons ATGGTGGCCGCCGCCGTTACCGCAAACAGCTCCACGTGCACCGTGGGAGTGGCTTTCCACGCAAAGATCGGAG GCGTCCGGATTCTGGGTGGACCGGACGGAGAAGTGACAGACGTGGCGGAGGCGCGAGCGCTGAGTTTCAAAGCGCAACACGTTGACATCTACTTGGCCAGCTGGGGGCCGGAAGACGATGGCGCCGCTGTGGACGGACCCGGGCCTTTGACACGCCTCGCTTTGGAGAACGCCGTTCAAACT GGCCGATGCGGGCGGGGCTCTATTTACGTCTGGGCGTCGGGAAGCGGCGCACATAAAGGTGACCACTGCTCGTGCGACGGCTACAGCAACAGCATCTACACCATATCCatcagcagcggcggcggactCCAGAACCAGCCGGACCACCAGGAGAGGTGCTCGTCTACGCTGGCTGCAGCCTCCAACATGAATGAGATT GCGCCACGTCAGAAGTGCGCCACGGCTAAATGGGGCTCGGCCCTTTCGGTCTCGGCGGCGGCCGGCATCATCGCACTCGCCCTGGAGGCCAA TCCTCTGCTCACCTGGAGGGACCTCCAGCACATCATCGTTCGCACGTCGGATACTCGTCAGCTCGTGGCGGCCGACTGGCAAAAGAATGGCGCCGGGTACAAAG tgAGCCACCTGTACGGCTTCGGCCTGCTGGATGCGGAGAGGATGGTACTACAAGCGAAGCGATGGCGGCGGGTCCCCGCGCAGCGTGCATGCACAGTGAAGAC AAAATATTCCCACAGAATACTGGATGAGGGTGGTACAGTGACATCGGTGCTGGAGACGTCGGGCTGCTCAGCTTCATCCCGACGGCAGAAGCAGCACTTGGCCTTTGTGGAGCACGTGGTGGTGCGTGTCACAGTGGCTTGCCGTCGCCGTGGCGACCTTTCCATTGCGCTCACGTCACCCTCGGGCACCGTGTCACAGCTTCTTGATAAAAG GCCTCATGACAACTCCACTGAGGGTTTTCACCAGTGGGAATTCATGACAACGCACTGCTGGGGGGAGCAGGCGGCCGGGGAATGGGCCTTGAACATCCGTGACTCCCCCTCTGCAGGGAGGGAAAACTCTCAAGCGG GGACGCTGGAAGAGTGGTCGCTGGTGATTTACGGCACCGCATGGCCGCCGTATCCCGCTCGGCGAAGGTCGGCGCGGTCGGCCGAGATCCCGAAGGACGCCGACTTGGCTGAAGAATACGCTG GACCCTGCGACCCAGAGTGCAGCGAGGACGGCTGCGAGGGTCCCGGCCCGTGGCAGTGTGTCACGTGCGCCCACTTTTTCCTTAAGTTCAAGAACAACACAAG GATGTGCGTGTCCGGGTGTCCGCGGGGATTCTGGGGTGACAGGCGGCGTTGCAAGCGCTGCTTTGCCACCTGCCAGAGTTGCACAGGAAGCCGCAATGACCAGTGCACTTCCTGTCAAGCCGGGCATCATCTGACCGAGGGGACCAATACCTGCACTGCCGTTTGCGAGGAGGGCTACTTCCTAGACCGCG ATGCAAACATGTGCAGGAAGTGCAGCGAGAAGTGCGCGAGGTGCACGTCCTCCAGCATCTGCACGGAATGCAAAGCAGACACGAG TTTGCGTGGGAACAGGTGTCAGCGGAGTTGCGCGCCAGGAATGTACCACGACGAGGCAGAAGGTCTGTGCAAAGCTTGCCACCGGGTGTGTGCCACCTGTGCAG GCGCCGGTGTGGAGGCGTGCACCCGGTGCGCTGACGGCTACCTGATGGAGGAATGGCGGTGCGTCTCCTCCTGCAGCAGCGGCTTCTTCGCCATAACTCCCCAGATAGCCGACGGGCGCAGGACGTGTAGAAG GTGCGACGCCAGCTGTCTCAACTGTGTCGGGCCGAGCCGGGCCGACTGCAGCAGCTGTTACGGCGGCCGAAGCCTGCAGGAGGGCGAGTGTGTCCTCCAAACGGCGTGCGCAGATG GAGAGTACCAGGACGGCGACGGGACATGTCATCCCTGTCACCCGACATGCTTGAAGTGCACGGGACCGCGACACCAAGACTGCATCAGTTGTGGTGCTTCACA CGCTTTGGACGAGGGCCGCTGCCTGGCCGAGTGCGCCCGGGGCAAGTACCAGTCGGGTGGGCGCTGCCACCTGTGTGACCACACCTGTGCTACCTGCGTGGAGGCGGGGCCTAACAACTGCACGAGCTGTGACAAAG ATAAGTTCGGAATGGAGCGTTACCTCCACCATGGCCGCTGCGTGGACGCCTGCCCCGGGGCCTTCTACCACACTGAGGAGAAGAGCTGCGAGGCCTGCTCGCACCGCTGCACGCTCTGCACAAGCTCGGCCCACTGCCTGCGATGCAACTCGTCCTACTACGTGTCCGACGGCGCCTGCGTCAAGCTGGAGTGCGGCGAAG GGGAAGTAGAAGATCCAGATTACAGCGACTGCATGGCTTGTGAGGAGGGCTGCAGGCAGTGTGTCCTAT ATAACCCCAGGCATTGCCTGTCCTGCAAAGAAGGCTTTTACAA CTTCCAGGATGGCTGCTACAAAAACTGCCCTGCTAAGACGTACAACGTGGACGAGGAGATGATCTGCGTTCCGTGCGACGACAACTGCGTGAGCTGCGACCAGCACGAGTGTTACTGGTGCGAAACGGACCTCTTCCTCTCAG agGGAAAGTGTGTCCCCGTGTGCCCCGAGGGTTTTTACGGGGACGAGGACACCAACGACTGTGAAGAGTGCCACGCCGACTGCGGGTCATGCAGTGGACCCGAGAACGACGACTGCTTGTCGTGCGATGACGGCAAATTGCTGGAAAAGGGACAGTGCGTGACCGACAGCGACGTCTGTCCAGTGCTGACCTTTCGTAGCG GTGATGGAGAATGTGTAGCGTGTCATCCATCGTGTGAGTCCTGCAATGGAAAAAACAAGAACCAGTGTACCAAATGTACAAAAG GACGCTTCCTGAGCCCACAGCAAACGTGCGTTTCAAAATGTCCGCCGGGCTTGTTTGGCGACCGGCTAAGCGGCGAGTGCCAGGCTTGTCCCGCCGGCTGTTTGTATTGCGCGGACCTGGAGCGCTGCACCCGCTGCCTGAGCCGTCCCACGGCGAGTTTATTCCTGCAGGACGGCCAATGCGTCCAGCAGTGTGTCAG AGGTTACCCGGTCGGTCAGGTGTGTCGAAGCTGCGCGTCGGACTGCGCGTCCTGCGAGAAGAACGCTACCTACTGCCTGAGCTGTGAAGAaccactgctgctgctcaacCACCAGTGCGTGGACCAGTGTCCCGCGGGCCACACGGTCCACATCCAGGAGTGCCGACGCTGCCCCCCGGCCTGTGAAGAGTGCAGCCCCCTAGGAGAGTGCACAG CCTGCGAGGAGTACCACTTCCTCCACGAGGGCAAGTGCGTGCTCGACTGCCCCGACCGCTTCTTCGGCGGTAACGAGCGACGGGAGTGTGTGCGCTGCCATCCCGATTGCCGCTTGTGCGACGGTCCCAGAAGCGATGATTGCGATGCTTGCGTGGACGCTGAGGCCGTGCTGCAGGATGGGCAGTGCGTGACTGCGTGTCCCGCTCGGACCTTCTTGGACGACGTGACGGGAGAATGTCAAG AGTGTGACGTCTCCTGCCTCACCTGCGTGGGGCCTCTGACCGGATCCTGTTCTAGCTGCAGAGAGGGCCAGAGACTGGAGAGCCACGGGCTGGATGCCCGCGGTCACTGCGTGCCGTCGGACGACGAGTGCTCGCCACACGAGTACGCCGACGAGCGTGGAGATTGCCAACCGTGTCACAAGAACTGCCGCCGCTGCTCCGGCTCGGGAAAGACGCACTGCTTGAGCTGCAAGCAGAGACATCTTCTGCTCA ATGGCAGCTGCGTGGACGAATGCCCAACAAGTTTCTACGCTGACCAGTCGTTGCAGAAATGCCAAGCGTGCCACTCGACTTGTCAGTCCTGTGCCGGGAAGCACAGCCATGAGTGTCTGGCCTGCAAGGAGCATCTTTTTCGCCACGGCAACGAGTGCGTGGAGACGTGCCGACTCAA TCACTACGGCAACCAGGCCACTGGGACGTGCGAACCGTGCGACCCCACTTGCAGCGAGTGTTCGGGGGACGGGCGCTGCCTGAGCTGCGTGCCCGGACTGGTCTTCATGTCAAGGGAAGGCCGCTGCCTTCACACCTGCCCTCGCGGTTTCTTCCGCCACCGAGAATATGATGACACGTCGGCGACGTGCGAGCGTTGTCACGGCAACTGCGCCACCTGTTCAG GAAAGACCTCTCACTCCTGTGACTCGTGTGGGCCTGGTTACCTCCTGTCAGGCAGcacgtgcgtgtctgtgtgcgaCACGGCCAAGTACCCGCTcatcaag GGTTCGAGTCACATCTGCGAGGACTGCGACGCCTCCTGCCTGCGCTGCGAGGGTCCCGGCCCCTCCAATTGCAGCGCGTGCCCCCCGCACGCCATCCTTGAAGCCGGGGGGCGCTGTCTCCTTTGCTGCCACGTCCCCGCCGCCGCTCACACACACGATTGCTGCAACTGCACGGAAACAACAG GCAAATGTGTCCTTAGCACCAACCTGGCATTCAGGAATGAGGAGGAAGGaggggaagaggaagcaagggGCAATCCTATGCTTTTCATCATCGCGTGCGTCCTTCTATTAGCCGGACTCTGCGCTGGCGCCTTCCTCTTCATCCAGCACACTCGCTCCAAAAAGACATCTTCAGACAGGACCCCAGGTGGCTACAAGAAACTGGGATCTGGTTCTGCCTCCGGTTCCGGCAGCTACAGCTCCTCCTCGCCTTACTACAAAGGTACGCAGATGGCGGACTTGGGCCAACGCTACACGGTCGCTAAAGAAAACGAAgatgaggacgaggaggaggaggaggatattGTGTATATGAGTAAGGACGGAACCGTGTACAGGAAGTTCCGCTACGGGAAACTGGGGGACGACGATGAGGAGGATCTGGAGTATGACGACGAGAGCTACACGTATCGATGA
- the LOC133163653 gene encoding proline-rich protein 36 isoform X2 yields the protein MVSKEPNLLLTGQTNGKSALAEKTGTMTVRSVLLNRDSPDIESRLRRRRNRTHQVRFKDLEDGSSSSGNSGTGENSHQRPTADCDSPHPLRKHGSRSPKGPWGDRDGPRTDSLPGQTSVVGAVRGDMASTIEVVAAFLARAPPHPLTPGPTRRCWAPPQSNSLTLPMTRKPSTSTAIQTSPCLKKSLSSTHTRSPSLGDSLGIDGDDEHDSQDEYLSHNHVALPGSKDLNGSQGPVDRTVLERRSKSSKTDVKSPVAVTKNSRHSCPPAVLHNTEPLHCPTASCRDGPKRQGSVTPSLVRRRKRLNRTTSDPGKEVHYCTTPTQTESPRPTTPHSNTRLFTSRVQTECTSARLKYCTTQSQTEGKQQSGVQIQNSDSNSTLPLNSTQRTTQIQTDSRLPSPPDRPPSQTQTSGLNASPHLLESSNSDPIQVESPRAPNGIHEPPSTQITTVPYCSSPPPTCAPTPGPEQCTEPSCAPSIKPASVPSQPSASLPVSCSAPTVIPQPISYYTHVTPPEFASVPLVRSAPLSAAPACATAKCGSTVSNMASSITLARLTPSPASNPGGAPCDPTHQTQPQATNLPPCSIVTQTALSCTSISYYTGSLHNSTTPSCTTLIQTVAHCNIPCQALQNTSSVNVGVVPYSAPVPKLTCTSPQPPVNLPNAHHCATPTKAVPLYSFRAAPPYTPPSQAPLNAQDKRGIRLPPPAPPPPPYTPRKKGNDPPAAAAVRPSVLSAESKANEKDKDEEKEKKEAVKGTDMPKLCERASSPKHRAKTPPVKGEKPSSPAKACFKPSCLSSAQAQLGVLHKMLCAGANASNSQHALPPNQQGCAVSGEKPLSPAQADTLRQVQEILGGLVSGARCKLDPARVTEKLLGPNGPLRDIRSLQHHLHSLEGVLETSQNTIKILLDVIQDLEKKEAERDGHSYRTGQDIENCGTCRDCACIIYSVEHDFRLQEGQVVRTWKVGDPPEGSPQTSTPPSSTPSQQDSPQAVRPTAPTKKNRKKCFWFL from the exons ATGGTGAGCAAAGAGCCCAACCTTTTGCTGACGGGCCAAACCAACGGCAAAAGTGCCCTGGCAGAAAAAACGGGGACAATGACCGTGCGTTCGGTGCTGCTCAATCGCGACTCCCCGGATATCGAGAGTCGCCTGAGGCGGCGCCGCAACCGCACCCACCAGGTCCGCTTTAAAGACCTGGAGGAcggtagcagcagcagcggcaataGCGGCACAGGTGAGAACAGCCACCAGAGGCCGACAGCGGACTGCGATAGCCCTCATCCTCTGCGCAAACATGGCAGCAGGTCCCCCAAGGGACCGTGGGGGGACAGGGACGGACCACGAACTGACAGCCTCCCCGGTCAGACCTCCGTGGTGGGGGCGGTGCGCGGGGACATGGCGAGTACGATCGAGGTCGTGGCTGCTTTCTTGGCCAGGGCCCCTCCGCATCCGCTGACACCGGGGCCCACGCGTCGATGCTGGGCACCGCCACAGAGCAACTCCCTGACCCTGCCAATGACGCGCAAGCCAAGCACCAGCACAGCCATCCAGACCTCGCCATGCCTGAAAAAGTCGCTCTCCTCCACACACACCCGAAGCCCCAGCCTTGGTGATTCCTTGGGCATAGATGGCGACGATGAACACGACTCCCAGGATGAGTACTTGTCACACAACCACGTGGCGCTGCCGGGCTCCAAGGATCTGAACGGTTCTCAAGGGCCTGTGGATCGAACTGTGCTCGAACGGAGGTCGAAATCCTCCAAGACGGACGTGAAATCACCTGTCGCTGTCACAAAAAACTCCAGACACAGTTGTCCTCCAGCAGTCCTTCACAACACCGAGCCATTACACTGTCCCACCGCGTCCTGCCGAGACGGCCCCAAGCGGCAGGGCAGTGTGACCCCCTCGCTGGTCAGGAGGCGAAAACGTCTGAATAGGACAACGAGCGATCCTGGAAAGGAAGTGCACTACTGCACCACTCCTACTCAGACTGAAAGCCCTCGTCCGACAACGCCGCATTCAAACACCAGACTTTTTACTTCGCGAGTTCAAACAGAGTGCACGTCTGCCCGTTTAAAATATTGCACTACGCAAAGTCAAACGGAGGGTAAACAACAGTCGGGAGTCCAGATTCAAAACAGCGACTCAAATTCGACCCTCCCTTTAAATAGCACTCAGCGCACCACTCAGATACAAACAGACTCTCGCTTGCCTTCGCCTCCAGACCGTCCACCGTCCCAAACGCAAACATCTGGCCTGAACGCTTCACCGCATCTGTTAGAATCGTCAAACTCAGATCCAATTCAAGTCGAGAGTCCTCGAGCGCCAAATGGCATCCACGAGCCTCCCTCCACACAAATAACTACTGTGCCTTACTGTTCATCTCCACCCCCTACATGCGCACCGACACCGGGCCCTGAACAATGCACTGAGCCATCTTGCGCCCCGTCGATCAAGCCGGCTAGCGTCCCCTCACAGCCCTCGGCGTCCCTTCCCGTTTCTTGCTCCGCACCCACTGTGATCCCGCAGCCCATCTCGTACTATACCCACGTGACTCCGCCGGAATTTGCCAGTGTGCCACTCGTCCGCTCCGCCCCACTGTCAGCAGCACCAGCATGCGCTACTGCAAAGTGCGGCTCAACTGTGTCAAACATGGCATCATCAATAACCCTCGCCCGCCTTACTCCTTCTCCTGCAAGTAACCCAGGTGGGGCTCCGTGTGATCCCACACACCAAACACAACCACAGGCTACAAATCTCCCACCCTGTTCAATAGTGACCCAAACTGCTTTGTCTTGCACCTCCATCTCCTACTACACAGGCTCTCTCCACAATTCCACCACCCCTTCGTGTACAACCCTCATACAAACCGTAGCGCACTGCAACATTCCATGTCAAGCTTTGCAAAACACCTCGTCGGTCAACGTCGGCGTGGTGCCCTACTCCGCTCCGGTCCCCAAACTGACGTGTACGTCCCCGCAGCCGCCCGTCAATCTTCCAAACGCGCACCACTGCGCCACGCCGACAAAAGCCGTTCCTCTGTACTCGTTTCGAGCAGCGCCGCCATACACCCCTCCCTCTCAGGCTCCCTTGAATGCTCAGGATAAGAGGGGCATTCGACTCCCACCCCctgcgccgccgccaccgccctaCACGCCACGTAAAAAAGGAAACGACCCGCCGGCGGCGGCTGCGGTCCGACCATCTGTGCTCAGTGCAGAGAGCAAAGCCAATGAGAAGGATAAAGACgaggagaaagagaagaaagaagcTGTAAAAGGCACGGACATGCCGAAGCTCTGCGAAAGAGCCAGCTCTCCGAAGCACAGGGCAAAAACTCCGCCAGTGAAGGGAGAAAAGCCATCCTCTCCCGCCAAGGCCTGTTTTAAGCCCAGCTGTCTCAGCTCAGCCCAGGCTCAGCTTGGGGTACTACACAAAATGCTCTGCGCAGGAGCCAACGCTTCCAACAGCCAACACGCTCTCCCTCCAAACCAGCAGGGATGTGCCGTTTCCGGGGAGAAGCCCCTGAGTCCTGCCCAAGCTGACACGTTGAGGCAGGTACAGGAGATTCTGGGAGGCTTAGTGTCCGGGGCCAGGTGTAAATTGGACCCGGCTCGAGTGACAGAGAAGCTCCTGGGTCCCAACGGGCCCTTGCGTGACATTCGCAGCCTGCAGCACCATCTCCACAGTCTGGAGGGGGTCCTGGAGACCAGCCAGAATACCATCAAGATTCTACTGGATGTCATTCAAGATTTggagaagaaggaggccgagcGAGACGG ACATTCATACCGAACCGGTCAGGACATTGAGAACTGCGGGACCTGCAGGGATTGTGCGTGCATCATCTAcag CGTAGAACACGACTTTCGTCTTCAGGAGGGGCAGGTGGTCCGGACGTGGAAGGTGGGCGACCCTCCCGAGGGCTCGCCCCAGACCTCAACTCCTCCCTCCAGCACGCCCAGCCAACAAGACTCTCCCCAAGCTGTGCGTCCCACTGCGCCCACCAAGAAGAACAGGAAAAAATGCTTCTGGTTCCTCTga